From Brienomyrus brachyistius isolate T26 chromosome 21, BBRACH_0.4, whole genome shotgun sequence, the proteins below share one genomic window:
- the LOC125716339 gene encoding ankyrin repeat domain-containing protein 13C-B-like isoform X2, translating to MTGEKIRSLGRERQPSEDDDLLGPGEEADAIASLAGDTRTERVGGDRLLSAHKQAARSQQSPPNDNAVAPYSAVDDLNRNPVLPAADDFQLHRCVFDGDVRRLSSLIRLQNIAQKDVHGNTPLHLAVMTGQKECAHLLLAHNAPVKVKNAQGWSPLAEAISYGDRQMITALLRKLKQQSRESVQDKRPRLLDALKELGDFYLEFHWDFQSWVPLLSRILPSDTCKIYKQGLTIRLDTTLVDFTDMKCQRGDLSFIFDGNAPPSESFVVLDNEQKVYQWIHHEESEMETEEEVDILMSSDIYSATLSTKSITFARSQIGWLFREDKTERVGNFLADFYSVNGLVLESRKRREHLSEEDVLRNKAIMESWSKGGGLAEQSFEPIRRQSLLPPSPSTISWEEYITAERGKAPHLGRELVCKESRKIFKATVAMSQDFPLGIEALLNVLEVIAPFKHFNKLREFVQMKLPPGFPVKLADACIQRDMQFEKQS from the exons ATGACCGGGGAGAAGATCCGCTCGCTTGGCAGGGAGCGCCAGCCGAGCGAGGACGACGATCTGCTGGGGCCCGGCGAAGAAGCTGACGCCATCGCGTCGCTGGCCGGCGATACCCGCACCGAACGAGTCGGCGGTGACCGGCTCCTCAGCGCCCACAAGCAGGCGGCTCGAAGTCAGCAGTCGCCGCCCAACGACAACGCTGTGGCGCCGTACAGTGCCGTGGACGACCTGAATCGCAACCCGGTGCTGCCGGCCGCCGACGACTTCCAGCTGCACCGCTGCGTTTTCGACGGCGATGTGCGGCGCCTCTCTTCGCTGATCCGCCTCCAGAACATCGCCCAAAAGGACGTCCACG GAAACACGCCGCTTCACCTGGCCGTGATGACGGGACAGAAAG AGTGTGCACACTTGCTCCTGGCCCACAATGCACCTGTGAAGGTGAAAAACGCTCAGGGATGGAGTCCCCTCGCCGAAGCGATCAGTTACGGGGACAGGCAAATGA TCACTGCGCTGCTGAGGAAGCTGAAACAGCAGTCCAGAGAAAGCGTGCAGGACAAGAGGCCTCGGCTGCTCGACGCCCTGAAGGAG CTTGGCGACTTTTATCTGGAGTTTCACTGGGATTTCCAAAGCTGGG TTCCTTTACTTTCCCGAATCCTGCCTTCTGACACCTgtaaaatctacaagcaaggcCTCACCATCAG GCTGGACACCACCCTCGTCGACTTCACCGACATGAAGTGCCAGAGGGGGGACCTCAGCTTCATCTTCGACGGGAACGCCCCGCCCTCCGAGTCCTTCGTGGTGCTCGACAACGAGCAGAAGGTCTACCAGTGGATCCATCACGAG GAGTCGGAGATGGAGACTGAGGAGGAAGTGGACATCTTAATGAGCAGCGATATTTATTCGGCCACGCTTTCCACGAAATCCATCACCTTCGCCCGCTCCCAGATCGGCTGGCTCTTCCGGGAGGACAAAACG GAAAGAGTTGGGAATTTCCTGGCGGATTTTTATTCGGTGAATGGCCTGGTGCTGGAGTCGCGGAAGCGGCGGGAGCATCTGAGCGAGGAGGACGTGCTGAGGAACAAGGCCATCATGGAGAGCTGGAGCAAGGGCGGTGGCCTGGCAGAGCAGAGCTTCGAG CCCATCAGGAGGCAGTCGCTTCTCCCGCCGTCACCTAGCACCATCTCGTGGGAAGAGTACATCACCGCGGAGAGGGGGAA GGCTCCTCACCTGGGCAGGGAGCTGGTGTGTAAGGAGAGCAGGAAGATCTTCAAGGCCACTGTCGCCATGAGCCAGGACTTCCCGCTGGGCATCGAGGC GCTCCTGAACGTCCTGGAGGTCATCGCGCCCTTCAAGCACTTCAACAAGCTACGGGAATTCGTGCAGATGAAGCTGCCGCCTGGATTCCCCGTCAAGCTGG CAGATGCTTGCATCCAAAGGGACAtgcagtttgagaagcagtccTGA
- the LOC125716339 gene encoding ankyrin repeat domain-containing protein 13C-like isoform X1: MTGEKIRSLGRERQPSEDDDLLGPGEEADAIASLAGDTRTERVGGDRLLSAHKQAARSQQSPPNDNAVAPYSAVDDLNRNPVLPAADDFQLHRCVFDGDVRRLSSLIRLQNIAQKDVHGNTPLHLAVMTGQKECAHLLLAHNAPVKVKNAQGWSPLAEAISYGDRQMITALLRKLKQQSRESVQDKRPRLLDALKELGDFYLEFHWDFQSWVPLLSRILPSDTCKIYKQGLTIRLDTTLVDFTDMKCQRGDLSFIFDGNAPPSESFVVLDNEQKVYQWIHHEESEMETEEEVDILMSSDIYSATLSTKSITFARSQIGWLFREDKTERVGNFLADFYSVNGLVLESRKRREHLSEEDVLRNKAIMESWSKGGGLAEQSFEPIRRQSLLPPSPSTISWEEYITAERGKAPHLGRELVCKESRKIFKATVAMSQDFPLGIEALLNVLEVIAPFKHFNKLREFVQMKLPPGFPVKLDIPVFPTIAATVTFQEFHYDTFDVSNFTIPNEYKEDPSRFPDL; encoded by the exons ATGACCGGGGAGAAGATCCGCTCGCTTGGCAGGGAGCGCCAGCCGAGCGAGGACGACGATCTGCTGGGGCCCGGCGAAGAAGCTGACGCCATCGCGTCGCTGGCCGGCGATACCCGCACCGAACGAGTCGGCGGTGACCGGCTCCTCAGCGCCCACAAGCAGGCGGCTCGAAGTCAGCAGTCGCCGCCCAACGACAACGCTGTGGCGCCGTACAGTGCCGTGGACGACCTGAATCGCAACCCGGTGCTGCCGGCCGCCGACGACTTCCAGCTGCACCGCTGCGTTTTCGACGGCGATGTGCGGCGCCTCTCTTCGCTGATCCGCCTCCAGAACATCGCCCAAAAGGACGTCCACG GAAACACGCCGCTTCACCTGGCCGTGATGACGGGACAGAAAG AGTGTGCACACTTGCTCCTGGCCCACAATGCACCTGTGAAGGTGAAAAACGCTCAGGGATGGAGTCCCCTCGCCGAAGCGATCAGTTACGGGGACAGGCAAATGA TCACTGCGCTGCTGAGGAAGCTGAAACAGCAGTCCAGAGAAAGCGTGCAGGACAAGAGGCCTCGGCTGCTCGACGCCCTGAAGGAG CTTGGCGACTTTTATCTGGAGTTTCACTGGGATTTCCAAAGCTGGG TTCCTTTACTTTCCCGAATCCTGCCTTCTGACACCTgtaaaatctacaagcaaggcCTCACCATCAG GCTGGACACCACCCTCGTCGACTTCACCGACATGAAGTGCCAGAGGGGGGACCTCAGCTTCATCTTCGACGGGAACGCCCCGCCCTCCGAGTCCTTCGTGGTGCTCGACAACGAGCAGAAGGTCTACCAGTGGATCCATCACGAG GAGTCGGAGATGGAGACTGAGGAGGAAGTGGACATCTTAATGAGCAGCGATATTTATTCGGCCACGCTTTCCACGAAATCCATCACCTTCGCCCGCTCCCAGATCGGCTGGCTCTTCCGGGAGGACAAAACG GAAAGAGTTGGGAATTTCCTGGCGGATTTTTATTCGGTGAATGGCCTGGTGCTGGAGTCGCGGAAGCGGCGGGAGCATCTGAGCGAGGAGGACGTGCTGAGGAACAAGGCCATCATGGAGAGCTGGAGCAAGGGCGGTGGCCTGGCAGAGCAGAGCTTCGAG CCCATCAGGAGGCAGTCGCTTCTCCCGCCGTCACCTAGCACCATCTCGTGGGAAGAGTACATCACCGCGGAGAGGGGGAA GGCTCCTCACCTGGGCAGGGAGCTGGTGTGTAAGGAGAGCAGGAAGATCTTCAAGGCCACTGTCGCCATGAGCCAGGACTTCCCGCTGGGCATCGAGGC GCTCCTGAACGTCCTGGAGGTCATCGCGCCCTTCAAGCACTTCAACAAGCTACGGGAATTCGTGCAGATGAAGCTGCCGCCTGGATTCCCCGTCAAGCTGG ACATCCCCGTGTTTCCCACTATTGCCGCCACCGTGACATTTCAGGAGTTCCACTATGACACGTTCGACGTGTCCAACTTCACCATCCCTAACGAGTACAAGGAGGACCCCAGTCGCTTCCCCGACCTCtaa